The genomic DNA AGGCCGCGAGCCTCACCCTCATGTCGCCGCTCGCCGACGCCCGCAGCCAACTCGAATCGCTGGTGCCCGCCGGATTCGTCTCGGCGACCGGCCTCGACCGGCTGCGGCACCTGCCGCGGTACCTCGAGGCGATCATCCTGCGCGTGCGCAAGCTGCAGGACGACCCCGGGCGCGACCGCCGCTCGCTCACCGAGGTCGAGGAGGCGACGAAGACGTTCGCCGATGCCGGCGGGCGCATCCCGATCGACCCCGACGCCGACCCGCGGCTCGTGCGGGTGCGCTGGATGCTCGAAGAGCTGCGCGTCTCGCTGTTCGCGCAGGAGCTGCGCACCGCGGAGGCGGTGTCGATCCAGCGCATCCGCAAGGCGCTCAGCTCGTGAACCGCGGCTCGTAGGCGGGCGCGATCTCGGCGAAGCGGGCATCCCACCAGGCGTCGTCGCGCTCGGCGTGCGCGATCGGGTCGTCGAGGTATCGGCCCAGCGCCTCGAGGTAGACGTGCCACCCGGGACCGTACTCGGGGTCGCTGATCCCGTCGTGGCGCAGCACGAGCCGGGTGCCGTCGCCATCGGGCACGAGCCGGACCTCGAGTCGGGTCTCGGGCTCGCCGCGGACCTGCCAGGTCGTGGTGAAGCCGCGCGGCGGATCGCACGCCCGCACGACCCCGACGCAGTAGACGTCGCCGCTGCTGCCGATCGCCTCCCACGTGCCGCCCACGCGGAACTCGCCGCGGTACGGCGCCATGAACCGGGCCAGCCGACCCGGGTCGGTGATCGCCTGCCAGAGATCGTCGACGTCGGTGGCGTAGCGCTCTTCGAGCTGCAGTCGCCAGGCGTCGCCGGCGCGTTCGATGCGGCAGTCGTCGGGGGTCATGGTCGCTCCTTCCCGGGGTGCGACGTCGTGGCCGCTCGTCTGCGGTCGCGCGCGCCGCGCGCGACCTCGGTGTGCAGCGCGTCGAGCGTGCGGCCCCACTGGACGCGGTACCGCTCGACGGCGGCGGCCGCGCGATCGACGCCGTCGTGATCGAGGGCGTACAGGCGACGCGCACCGGCCGGCCTCGCGTTCGCGAACCCCTGTTCGCGGAGGATGCGCAGGTGCCGAGATACCGCAGGCTGCGTGATGCCGAACTCGGCGCCGATGGCGTCGACCACGTCGCCGGCGGGACGCTCGCCGTCGGCGAGCAATTCGAGGATGCGCCGGCGTACCGGGTCGCCGAGGACGTCGAGTGCGTGCACGGCCCGATCGTATCTGTTTGCACGTATATTCGCCAGGGCTGATATCTTGACCGCCCGATAGACTCGACGATCGTGGGAGGGTACGGCGAACTGCTGAGGGTGCCGGGCGTCGCGCGGATCATCGCCGCACAGCTCACGGCACGAT from Agromyces larvae includes the following:
- a CDS encoding SRPBCC family protein, with product MTPDDCRIERAGDAWRLQLEERYATDVDDLWQAITDPGRLARFMAPYRGEFRVGGTWEAIGSSGDVYCVGVVRACDPPRGFTTTWQVRGEPETRLEVRLVPDGDGTRLVLRHDGISDPEYGPGWHVYLEALGRYLDDPIAHAERDDAWWDARFAEIAPAYEPRFTS
- a CDS encoding ArsR/SmtB family transcription factor, with amino-acid sequence MHALDVLGDPVRRRILELLADGERPAGDVVDAIGAEFGITQPAVSRHLRILREQGFANARPAGARRLYALDHDGVDRAAAAVERYRVQWGRTLDALHTEVARGARDRRRAATTSHPGKERP